From Sporosarcina sp. 6E9, a single genomic window includes:
- a CDS encoding phosphatidate cytidylyltransferase, with amino-acid sequence MKQRIITAIIALAFFTPFVIIGGWPFTLVIYAIATIGLYEILRMRNIKLVSIPGVLTWVALAVLLIPSAYEQQFYDTVGYTKIELAFAVTLLLLIHTVIVKNRFTFDHAAFSILGALYIGIGFYYFIETRLFGIEYVLYALIVIWTTDTGAYFVGRKIGNLKLWPDISPNKTIEGFLGGIIAAIISACIFHYFIPIASSYWILIVVTLIASMVGQLGDLVESAIKRNYNVKDSGSLLPGHGGILDRFDSLLFVLPLLHFLQFVA; translated from the coding sequence TTGAAACAAAGAATTATAACAGCAATAATCGCATTAGCATTTTTCACTCCATTCGTAATAATAGGTGGATGGCCATTCACGCTTGTAATATACGCAATTGCAACGATTGGTTTATATGAAATATTACGAATGAGGAATATTAAACTTGTGTCCATTCCTGGGGTATTAACCTGGGTTGCACTTGCAGTTTTATTAATCCCTTCGGCTTATGAACAACAATTTTACGATACAGTAGGCTATACCAAAATTGAACTAGCTTTTGCAGTCACATTACTTCTATTAATTCATACGGTCATCGTAAAAAATCGTTTTACATTTGACCACGCTGCTTTTTCAATACTTGGAGCATTGTACATTGGTATCGGATTTTACTATTTTATCGAAACTCGACTCTTTGGAATTGAATATGTACTTTATGCACTTATTGTAATTTGGACGACAGATACAGGTGCCTATTTTGTTGGGCGAAAAATTGGGAACTTGAAGTTATGGCCGGATATATCACCTAATAAAACAATTGAAGGATTTTTGGGCGGAATCATCGCCGCAATAATTTCAGCATGTATTTTCCATTACTTCATTCCGATTGCATCATCATATTGGATATTGATCGTGGTTACCCTTATCGCATCTATGGTAGGTCAGCTAGGTGATCTAGTTGAATCAGCTATTAAAAGAAATTATAATGTAAAGGATTCAGGAAGTCTTCTTCCGGGGCACGGAGGAATTCTTGATAGATTTGACAGTCTCCTTTTTGTTTTACCGCTGCTCCATTTTCTTCAATTCGTAGCATAA
- a CDS encoding isoprenyl transferase, with protein sequence MLGKLIRKKNVETEPLISVELESVKSKHIPAHVAIIMDGNGRWAKKRNLPRIAGHHEGMKTVRKITRVANDIGIKVLTLYAFSTENWKRPKLEIDFLMKLPGEFLSTYLPELIEQNVRVEMIGNFDVLPEHTKNAIQRAIDETAENDGMTLNFAMNYGSRLELIQCMQEIAKLATEGKIELEDIDETLIGNNLMTAHLPEPDLLIRTSGEVRLSNFMLWQLAYAEFSFTDVLWPDFDELCMINEIKEFQSRNRRFGSVNEEGDA encoded by the coding sequence ATGCTAGGAAAGCTCATACGAAAAAAAAATGTGGAGACCGAGCCCTTAATTTCGGTAGAATTAGAAAGTGTTAAAAGTAAGCATATCCCTGCTCATGTGGCAATAATTATGGATGGTAATGGCAGATGGGCAAAAAAGCGTAATTTACCTAGAATTGCTGGTCACCACGAAGGCATGAAAACGGTTCGGAAAATTACACGTGTTGCAAATGATATAGGGATTAAGGTACTTACACTTTATGCATTTTCAACTGAAAATTGGAAACGCCCAAAACTAGAAATTGATTTTCTAATGAAACTTCCCGGAGAGTTCTTAAGTACTTACCTCCCTGAGCTAATCGAGCAAAACGTAAGAGTTGAAATGATTGGTAATTTTGATGTTTTACCTGAACATACAAAAAATGCTATCCAACGGGCAATCGATGAAACAGCTGAAAACGATGGGATGACATTAAACTTTGCGATGAATTATGGAAGTCGCCTTGAACTAATTCAATGTATGCAAGAAATTGCTAAACTCGCAACAGAAGGTAAAATTGAATTAGAGGATATTGATGAGACATTAATAGGCAACAATTTAATGACCGCTCATTTACCAGAGCCAGACTTACTAATCCGCACCAGCGGGGAAGTCCGTTTGTCGAATTTTATGTTGTGGCAACTTGCTTATGCCGAGTTTTCATTTACAGACGTCTTATGGCCTGATTTTGATGAACTGTGCATGATAAATGAGATCAAGGAATTCCAATCTCGAAATAGACGTTTTGGGAGTGTAAATGAGGAGGGTGACGCTTGA
- the frr gene encoding ribosome recycling factor, with protein MANAVLNQAKERMDNAIGAFSRELASIRAGRANASLLDRITVDYYGAPTPLNQMAGISVPEARLLAIQPYDKTTLGDIEKAIMKSDIGITPSNDGTIIRLAIPALTEERRKDIVKTVKKEAEESKVVIRNVRRDANEEFRKLEKNAEITEDELHRNGDEIQKLTDSYIKKIDDLAKAKEDEIMEI; from the coding sequence ATGGCGAACGCAGTTTTGAACCAAGCGAAAGAAAGAATGGATAATGCAATTGGAGCGTTTTCAAGAGAATTAGCTTCAATCCGTGCAGGGCGCGCTAATGCTTCACTGCTTGACAGAATCACAGTCGATTATTACGGAGCACCGACTCCGCTTAATCAAATGGCAGGTATTTCTGTGCCAGAAGCACGTCTACTTGCAATACAACCCTATGACAAAACAACCCTTGGGGATATTGAAAAAGCAATCATGAAATCGGATATCGGAATTACGCCATCTAATGATGGAACGATTATTCGTCTTGCGATCCCTGCATTAACAGAAGAGCGTCGAAAAGATATTGTTAAGACTGTTAAAAAAGAAGCAGAAGAATCTAAAGTGGTAATTCGAAATGTTCGTCGAGATGCAAATGAAGAATTTAGAAAACTTGAGAAAAATGCTGAAATAACAGAAGATGAACTTCACCGCAATGGTGATGAAATCCAAAAATTAACGGATTCTTATATTAAAAAAATTGACGATCTCGCAAAAGCTAAAGAAGATGAAATCATGGAAATCTGA
- the pyrH gene encoding UMP kinase — protein sequence MSIPKYKRIVLKLSGEALAGEKGFGLSPEVIKNVAKQVQEVAELGVEVAVVVGGGNIWRGKVGSEMGMDRATADYMGMLATVMNSLALQDSLEQLGVQSRVSSSIEMRQVAEPYIRRKAIRHLEKKRVVIFAAGTGNPYFSTDTTAALRAAEIEADVILMAKNNVDGVYSADPLLDKNAIKYTELSYIDVISQGLEVMDSTASTLCMDNDIPLVVFSIMENGNIKRAVLGEPIGTVVRRNL from the coding sequence ATGAGCATCCCAAAATATAAACGTATTGTTTTGAAGTTAAGCGGTGAGGCACTTGCAGGTGAGAAAGGCTTCGGTCTATCCCCGGAGGTTATCAAAAACGTTGCTAAACAGGTACAAGAAGTTGCTGAGCTTGGTGTTGAAGTTGCGGTAGTTGTTGGCGGTGGAAACATTTGGCGCGGCAAGGTCGGAAGTGAAATGGGAATGGATCGTGCAACAGCCGACTATATGGGTATGCTCGCAACAGTTATGAATTCTCTAGCCCTTCAAGATTCCCTCGAACAACTAGGAGTACAAAGTCGTGTATCTTCTTCTATTGAAATGAGACAAGTCGCTGAACCATACATACGTAGAAAAGCAATTAGACATCTAGAAAAGAAACGCGTTGTAATATTTGCAGCAGGTACAGGCAATCCTTACTTCTCAACAGACACAACAGCAGCGCTTCGTGCGGCGGAAATTGAAGCTGACGTTATTTTAATGGCGAAAAATAATGTTGACGGCGTTTATTCTGCTGATCCTTTACTCGATAAAAATGCAATTAAGTATACCGAATTATCCTATATAGACGTCATTAGTCAAGGCCTTGAAGTAATGGATTCAACAGCTTCAACCCTATGTATGGACAATGATATACCACTCGTTGTATTCTCAATTATGGAGAATGGAAATATAAAGAGAGCCGTACTCGGTGAACCCATCGGGACGGTCGTCAGGAGGAATTTGTAA
- the tsf gene encoding translation elongation factor Ts, which yields MTVKITAQMVKELREKTGAGMMDCKKALTEVNGDMEAAIDFLREKGLSSAASKADRIAAEGTASIHINGNEAVILEVNAETDFVVKNESFQLLVQELSEKLIEAKPATIEEAHELKLENGLTVAEHISNAVAKIGEKITLRRFEIRTKTDNDAFGPYLHMGGSIAVLVVLEGSTNEEAAKDVAMHIAALNPKYISRDEVPADEVEREKKILTEQALNEGKPENIVAKMVEGRIGKYFEEICLLDQAFVKDSDQKVKAFVKSTGGTLKDFVRYAVGEGIEKREENFADEVMSQVQGK from the coding sequence ATGACAGTAAAAATTACAGCTCAAATGGTTAAAGAATTACGTGAAAAAACAGGTGCAGGTATGATGGACTGCAAAAAAGCACTAACTGAGGTAAACGGAGATATGGAAGCAGCAATCGATTTTCTACGTGAAAAAGGATTATCAAGCGCTGCGTCAAAAGCTGACCGCATTGCTGCAGAAGGGACTGCATCTATTCATATCAATGGAAATGAAGCCGTTATTCTTGAAGTAAATGCTGAAACAGACTTCGTTGTTAAAAACGAATCTTTCCAATTGTTAGTGCAAGAGCTATCTGAAAAACTTATTGAAGCTAAACCAGCTACAATTGAAGAAGCACATGAATTGAAATTAGAAAATGGGTTAACTGTTGCAGAACACATTTCTAATGCAGTTGCTAAAATTGGTGAAAAAATTACACTTCGCCGTTTTGAGATCCGTACAAAAACAGACAATGATGCATTTGGTCCATACCTCCACATGGGTGGTTCAATAGCTGTACTTGTAGTTCTTGAAGGTTCAACGAACGAAGAAGCAGCTAAAGATGTTGCAATGCACATCGCTGCACTAAACCCGAAATACATTTCACGCGACGAAGTTCCAGCTGATGAAGTTGAGCGCGAGAAGAAAATCCTTACCGAGCAAGCATTAAACGAAGGTAAACCTGAAAACATTGTTGCTAAAATGGTTGAAGGCCGTATCGGTAAATATTTCGAAGAAATTTGCTTGCTTGATCAAGCGTTTGTAAAAGACTCTGATCAAAAAGTAAAAGCGTTCGTTAAATCAACGGGTGGAACATTAAAAGATTTCGTTCGTTATGCAGTTGGCGAAGGAATCGAAAAGCGCGAAGAAAACTTTGCTGACGAAGTAATGAGTCAAGTACAAGGTAAATAA